In Silene latifolia isolate original U9 population chromosome X, ASM4854445v1, whole genome shotgun sequence, the following proteins share a genomic window:
- the LOC141622568 gene encoding uncharacterized protein LOC141622568, whose amino-acid sequence MYSKGDACSTCCRNCFLMHRNKHDICSFFKIMFAETFDKLLVLPPIFAKKLKSLEGRKMTLEDSNRRTWDVLMSDVEGALAFQKGWRNFALDHNIERGDLLVFCHVGNSRFLVEIYGKSGCQKKVTGMNNNRTEATKTSLSKKRPSQSFDEQSFHEESAPKRHKSSYAFPGPNMDVTPRPKNVHVVKDRPAVFPISEPMGESSFPEPVMESSVPEPVMESNFRTNRDKNMLNGISVAETHIESCSMVNGEKKRPTMVPVPEALVDPCTMTNRDKSRPNVVQLDESLVEPCFMTTRDENFTAEDDRKCLFDLSVFEMSGKLSTIDKEDETNYQLDFPVYDLPENEAGAGRSAEPLLLGSGTSENTVTEIADKKTTITRDDVKDYIVNKSTFEMPENEYANASNKCQLHENLQCQEPDHYQNAESEATLINFPRCQVTERKTKIEASDVDLSADTIMPLNFILPETAELSAVSGQNLMLNNRKTRSYQQKVCGHAKDQSFLGASSYVREQNYGDLEGKSMKHIKQESIEFKQDLCGHATKNTVKIEENVNKIVKLEPVECRASATAVKVICSDSQDYLELPEPLPAALVTTKSTTKFNQQLVFLRDPHKRLWPVMYHRPYGLQVLASGWKSFMKANYIGPGNQCSFTLEDRLENTCNVQIDYLSHDWMPLMP is encoded by the exons ATGTACTCCAAGGGGGATGCTTGTTCTACTTGCTGCCGAAACTGTTTCCTAATGCATAGGAATAAACACGATATTTGTTCATTTTTCAAAATCATGTTTGCTGAGACGTTCGATAAACTCCTG GTTTTGCCTCCTATATTCGCAAAAAAACTCAAGTCATTGGAAGGAAGAAAGATGACCCTTGAGGATTCTAACAGGCGAACTTGGGATGTCCTAATGTCTGATGTGGAAGGCGCTCTTGCCTTTCAAAAAGGCTGGCGTAACTTTGCCTTAGATCACAACATTGAGAGGGGTGATTTGCTGGTGTTTTGTCATGTCGGTAACTCACGTTTTCTTGTTGAAATTTATGGTAAAAGTGGGTGTCAAAAGAAGGTCACTGGGATGAACAACAATAGAACTGAAGCTACTAAAACTTCTCTTTCTAAGAAACGCCCTTCCCAATCCTTCGATGAACAATCCTTCCATGAAGAATCAGCTCCAAAAAGGCATAAGAGCTCTTATGCTTTTCCTGGACCAAACATGGATGTCACCCCAAGGCCCAAAAATGTTCATGTTGTGAAAGACAGGCCCGCAGTGTTTCCGATCTCTGAACCTATGGGGGAGTCGAGCTTCCCTGAACCTGTAATGGAGTCAAGCGTCCCTGAACCTGTAATGGAGTCGAACTTCAGGACTAACAGAGACAAGAATATGCTCAATGGGATCTCAGTGGCTGAGACTCATATCGAGTCATGTTCTATGGTTAACGGAGAAAAAAAGAGGCCTACAATGGTTCCAGTCCCCGAAGCTCTAGTGGACCCATGTACCATGACTAACCGAGACAAAAGTAGGCCCAATGTGGTCCAGCTAGATGAGAGTCTCGTGGAGCCTTGCTTCATGACTACCCGAGACGAAAATTTTACCGCAGAAGATGATCGGAAGTGTCTATTTGATCTGTCAGTCTTCGAGATGTCTGGCAAGTTATCAACAATTGACAAGGAAGATGAAACAAACTATCAACTAGATTTTCCCGTTTATGACTTACCTGAAAATGAAGCTGGTGCTGGTAGAAGCGCTGAACCCCTCCTGCTAGGATCAGGCACATCTGAGAATACTGTCACTGAGATTGcagacaaaaagacaaccattACCAGAGACGACGTGAAAGACTATATAGTTAATAAGTCTACCTTTGAGATGCCTGAAAATGAATATGCAAATGCAAGTAATAAATGTCAACTTCATGAAAATCTACAGTGTCAAGAGCCTGACCACTATCAGAATGCTGAGAGTGAAGCTACTTTGATCAATTTTCCGCGCTGCCAAGTCACAGAAAGAAAAACCAAAATAGAAGCGTCAG ATGTCGACTTGTCTGCTGACACAATCATGCCTTTGAACTTTATACTTCCGGAAACCGCTGAATTGTCAGCTGTTTCAG GTCAGAATTTGATGCTAAACAATCGGAAAACTAGGTCGTACCAACAAAAAGTCTGTGGTCATGCAAAGGATCAAAGTTTTCTTGGTGCTAGTTCTTATGTCCGTGAGCAGAATTACGGAGATCTTGAAG GCAAAAGTATGAAACACATCAAGCAAGAATCCATCGAGTTCAAACAAGACCTTTGTGGGCATGCGACCAAGAACACAGTGAAAATTGAAGAGAATGTGAACAAAATTGTCAAGTTAGAACCAGTAGAATGTCGTGCATCTGCAACTGCTGTCAAAGTTATATGCTCAGACAGCCAAGATTACCTC GAGCTGCCTGAGCCATTACCTGCGGCTTTAGTGACAACTAAATCAACTACGAAGTTTAATCAGCAGCTAGTGTTTCTTCGGGATCCTCATAAGCGACTTTGGCCTGTTATGTACCACCGCCCATATGGGTTGCAGGTTCTGGCAAGCGGGTGGAAATCATTTATGAAAGCTAACTACATTGGACCTGGCAATCAATGTAGTTTCACTCTCGAAGACAGATTGGAAAACACATGCAATGTTCAGATTGACTATCTTAGCCACGATTGGATGCCTCTTATGCCTTGA
- the LOC141622590 gene encoding 26S proteasome non-ATPase regulatory subunit 6 homolog, whose translation MEGKEEAQNAHLILANNLFLLSHPDVQDIEKVRLTDEVISSIQSDFMASLYESLAAKGVINLDQSVLDSMRQSIEDELKKLDEKIADAEENLGESEVREAHLEKSLFYIRIGDKDKALEQLKVTETKTVAVGQKMDLVFYTLQVGLFDMDFDLISKSIDRAKSLFEEGGDWERKNRLKVYEGLYCMSTRDFKKAASLFLDSISTFTTYELFTYDTFIFYTVLTSIISLDRVTLKQKVVDAPEILTVIGKIPYLSEFMNSLYDCQYKSFFLAFAGLSEQIKFNRYLHRHFRYYMREVRTVVYSQFLESYKSVTIEAMAKAFGVTVEFIDLELSRFIAAGKLHCKIDKVAGVLETNRPDAKNALYQATIKQGDFLLNRIQKLSRVIDL comes from the exons ATGGAAGGAAAAGAAGAAGCTCAAAATGCACACCTCATACTTGCTAAcaatctcttccttctctctcatCCTGATGTACAGGACATCGAGAAAGTTCGTCTCACTGATGAAGTCATTTCCTCTATTCAATCCGATT TTATGGCGTCGCTGTACGAGTCTTTAGCTGCAAAAGGCGTCATTAATTTGGATCAGTCTGTGCTCGACTCGATGCGACAGAGTATTGAGGACGAGCTTAAGAAGCTTGATGAAAA GATTGCTGACGCTGAAGAAAATTTAGGTGAAAGTGAAGTTCGGGAAGCTCATTTAGAAAAATCTCTATTTTACATAAGAATTGGTGATAAA GATAAAGCGTTAGAGCAGCTCAAGGTAACAGAAACAAAAACTGTTGCTGTTGGGCAGAAAATGGATTTGGTGTTCTACACTCTCCAAGTTGGATTGTTTGACATGGACTTTGATCTCATCTCAAAAAGCATTGACAGAGCTAAAAG CTTGTTTGAGGAAGGCGGTGATTGGGAAAGAAAGAACCGTTTGAAGGTGTATGAAGGCTTGTACTGCATGTCTACCCGGGACTTCAAGAAAGCCGCTAGCTTATTCTTGGATTCAATTTCGACATTCACAACCTATGAGCTGTTTACTTATGACACGTTTATATTCTACACAGTTCTTACCAGTATTATATCTCTTGATAGAGTGACGTTGAAACAAAAG GTAGTTGATGCTCCTGAAATATTAACCGTGATTGGAAAAATTCCGTACCTATCTGAGTTCATGAATTCTCTTTACGATTGTCAGTACAAGTCGTTCTTCTTAGCATTTG CTGGGCTGTCAGAACAGATAAAGTTCAACCGCTATTTACATCGACACTTCCGGTATTACATGAGGGAGGTCAGAACTGTTGTTTATTCTCAGTTCCTGGAATCTTACAAGAGTGTCACCATTGAGGCTATGGCAAAGGCATTTGGAGTTACTGTCGAGTTCATTGACCT GGAGTTGTCTCGCTTTATTGCAGCTGGGAAACTGCACTGCAAAATTGACAAAGTTGCTGGGGTTTTGGAGACAAATCGTCCAGATGCCAAGAACGCTCTTTATCAAGCTACGATCAAGCAAGGGGATTTCTTACTGAACAGGATTCAGAAATTGTCGCGTGTTATTGATTTGTAG